The Solanum lycopersicum chromosome 9, SLM_r2.1 genome window below encodes:
- the LOC101266755 gene encoding E3 ubiquitin-protein ligase UPL5-like isoform X3 encodes MLREGRHKNEEFYEMLICRSRLFEESFKYIGHASPRSLQGQLFMQFENEEATGPGVLRERFSLVCEAIFNTQHALFVSCPNDGRRFFPNPGEDISFEDIRDEDPYLYNGCKKILEMDTKMVDEDTFVCEDEELGSRKMMELCPNGKNTMVNSENRNNYVNLLVEQCFVTSIAHQVAHFDRGFADIITD; translated from the exons ATGCTTCGAGAAGGGAGGCACAAGAACGAGGAGTTTTATGAGATGCTCATTTGCAGGTCTCGTTTGTTTGAAGAATCATTTAAGTACATTGGACATGCAAGTCCTAGGTCGCTGCAAGGCCAGTTATTTATGCAATTTGAGAATGAAGAAGCTACGGGGCCTGGTGTATTGAGGGAGCGGTTTTCCTTGGTATGTGAAGCCATTTTCAACACTCAGCATGCTCTATTTGTTTCATGCCCAAATGACGGCAGAAGGTTTTTCCCAAATCCAG GAGAGGATATTTCGTTTGAAGACATTAGGGATGAAGATCCCTACTTGTATAATGGCTGCAAGAAGATATTGGAGATGGATACGAAGATGGTGGATGAAGATACATTTGTTTGTGAAGATGAAGAATTGGGATCCAGGAAAATGATGGAGCTTTGCCCTAATGGGAAAAATACAATGGTGAACAGTGAGAATAGGAATAACTATGTTAACCTTCTTGTTGAACAGTGTTTTGTTACATCAATTGCTCATCAGGTAGCCCATTTTGATCGTGGTTTTGCTGACATAATTACTGACTGA
- the LOC101266755 gene encoding E3 ubiquitin-protein ligase UPL5-like isoform X1: protein MLREGRHKNEEFYEMLICRSRLFEESFKYIGHASPRSLQGQLFMQFENEEATGPGVLRERFSLVCEAIFNTQHALFVSCPNDGRRFFPNPASKVDPLHLEYFIFSGRMIALALLYKVQISIVLDLVFFLQLAGEDISFEDIRDEDPYLYNGCKKILEMDTKMVDEDTFVCEDEELGSRKMMELCPNGKNTMVNSENRNNYVNLLVEQCFVTSIAHQVAHFDRGFADIITD, encoded by the exons ATGCTTCGAGAAGGGAGGCACAAGAACGAGGAGTTTTATGAGATGCTCATTTGCAGGTCTCGTTTGTTTGAAGAATCATTTAAGTACATTGGACATGCAAGTCCTAGGTCGCTGCAAGGCCAGTTATTTATGCAATTTGAGAATGAAGAAGCTACGGGGCCTGGTGTATTGAGGGAGCGGTTTTCCTTGGTATGTGAAGCCATTTTCAACACTCAGCATGCTCTATTTGTTTCATGCCCAAATGACGGCAGAAGGTTTTTCCCAAATCCAG CATCTAAAGTGGACCCTTTGCACCTTGAGTATTTTATCTTCTCCGGCAGGATGATTGCATTGGCCTTGTTGTATAAAGTACAAATAAGCATTGTGCTTGATCTTGTGTTCTTTTTGCAATTAGCAGGAGAGGATATTTCGTTTGAAGACATTAGGGATGAAGATCCCTACTTGTATAATGGCTGCAAGAAGATATTGGAGATGGATACGAAGATGGTGGATGAAGATACATTTGTTTGTGAAGATGAAGAATTGGGATCCAGGAAAATGATGGAGCTTTGCCCTAATGGGAAAAATACAATGGTGAACAGTGAGAATAGGAATAACTATGTTAACCTTCTTGTTGAACAGTGTTTTGTTACATCAATTGCTCATCAGGTAGCCCATTTTGATCGTGGTTTTGCTGACATAATTACTGACTGA
- the LOC101266755 gene encoding E3 ubiquitin-protein ligase UPL5-like isoform X2 translates to MLREGRHKNEEFYEMLICRSRLFEESFKYIGHASPRSLQGQLFMQFENEEATGPGVLRERFSLVCEAIFNTQHALFVSCPNDGRRFFPNPAGEDISFEDIRDEDPYLYNGCKKILEMDTKMVDEDTFVCEDEELGSRKMMELCPNGKNTMVNSENRNNYVNLLVEQCFVTSIAHQVAHFDRGFADIITD, encoded by the exons ATGCTTCGAGAAGGGAGGCACAAGAACGAGGAGTTTTATGAGATGCTCATTTGCAGGTCTCGTTTGTTTGAAGAATCATTTAAGTACATTGGACATGCAAGTCCTAGGTCGCTGCAAGGCCAGTTATTTATGCAATTTGAGAATGAAGAAGCTACGGGGCCTGGTGTATTGAGGGAGCGGTTTTCCTTGGTATGTGAAGCCATTTTCAACACTCAGCATGCTCTATTTGTTTCATGCCCAAATGACGGCAGAAGGTTTTTCCCAAATCCAG CAGGAGAGGATATTTCGTTTGAAGACATTAGGGATGAAGATCCCTACTTGTATAATGGCTGCAAGAAGATATTGGAGATGGATACGAAGATGGTGGATGAAGATACATTTGTTTGTGAAGATGAAGAATTGGGATCCAGGAAAATGATGGAGCTTTGCCCTAATGGGAAAAATACAATGGTGAACAGTGAGAATAGGAATAACTATGTTAACCTTCTTGTTGAACAGTGTTTTGTTACATCAATTGCTCATCAGGTAGCCCATTTTGATCGTGGTTTTGCTGACATAATTACTGACTGA